The following coding sequences lie in one Verrucomicrobiales bacterium genomic window:
- a CDS encoding penicillin acylase family protein, with product MDSNAVQIARSVTIYRDTYGVPHVFGPTDASCVFGYAYAQAEDNFWQVEDNYIRSIGRSSEVYGDRTLADDLLNHALEIPKLSQREYEQATPRVREICQAVAEGFNYYLSRNATVKPRLLQRFEPWHVLALYRFTVYQLWAFELTGVKAAEILTAVSELATDGKTIKRASSKSEKIDPKERQDHPEPVIGSNMWTVGPTRSVSAHAMLFINPHPHFFGPNQYHEGHLHSDEGWNLSGASTFGVAFPVLGHNDAIGWSHTVNYPDISDLYTESFDDPNDALAYSYGDSHRRATQWTNSIRIMTAKGEETRTFRFRKTHHGPIVAEREGKPVALRMARLAGGGILDQWYSMGKARTLEGFKAAMSRVSIPMFNTMYADRAGNIFYVCNAATPRRSIKFDWTKPVDGSDPATEWQGFHAFQDLPQMLNPKTGFMQNCNSTPMTTTSEGNLLKENFPSYMTADERDNRRATISRRILTSRAKFSFEEWAKAAWDTQVLEAETRVPEIVAEWAILHQTDPARAGKIKEMIDDFGKWDKVSSIESTQMTLFAPLVEKMWETKPANADDRWPNIRVLEGIKEELERDWGTWRVAWGDMNRLQRIQSELEPFDDAKPSLPIAGAPGFLGIVNNFYTRPEKGQKRRYGFGGAYYVSIVEFGPTVRAKSVVAFGQSGNPASPHFLDQAKLYARGEFKPAWFTLADIKANAESFYHPGQPINSRRNRPFTK from the coding sequence TTGGATTCCAACGCCGTTCAAATCGCGCGCTCCGTTACCATTTACCGCGATACTTATGGTGTTCCCCACGTTTTCGGACCCACCGATGCAAGCTGCGTCTTCGGTTACGCCTATGCGCAGGCTGAAGACAATTTCTGGCAGGTGGAGGACAACTATATTCGATCCATTGGACGTTCCTCGGAGGTGTACGGAGACCGAACGTTGGCAGATGATCTTTTAAACCACGCCCTGGAAATTCCAAAACTCTCGCAGCGGGAGTATGAGCAGGCCACTCCGCGTGTGCGTGAAATCTGCCAGGCTGTGGCTGAGGGTTTCAACTACTACCTTTCCCGAAACGCGACTGTTAAACCGCGGTTGCTCCAGCGATTCGAGCCGTGGCATGTGTTGGCCCTTTATCGGTTCACCGTTTACCAGCTTTGGGCTTTTGAGCTGACGGGTGTGAAAGCGGCGGAGATTCTAACCGCTGTCTCGGAACTCGCCACAGATGGCAAGACGATCAAGAGGGCTTCCTCGAAGTCCGAGAAGATCGACCCCAAAGAGCGCCAGGACCATCCGGAGCCGGTCATTGGATCGAATATGTGGACCGTCGGCCCGACCCGGAGCGTTTCTGCGCACGCAATGTTGTTCATCAATCCTCACCCACACTTTTTCGGGCCAAATCAGTATCACGAAGGACACCTACACAGCGACGAGGGATGGAATTTAAGCGGCGCGTCAACCTTCGGGGTCGCTTTTCCGGTCCTGGGTCACAACGACGCCATAGGCTGGAGCCATACGGTCAACTATCCGGACATCTCCGACCTTTACACCGAATCTTTCGATGATCCGAACGATGCGCTTGCCTACAGTTACGGTGACTCCCATCGCCGGGCTACGCAATGGACGAACTCGATACGCATTATGACCGCAAAGGGGGAGGAAACTAGAACGTTCCGATTCCGCAAGACCCATCACGGGCCGATCGTGGCGGAGCGCGAAGGCAAGCCCGTGGCTCTCAGAATGGCTCGGCTCGCGGGTGGCGGAATATTGGATCAATGGTATTCGATGGGCAAAGCACGAACACTGGAGGGCTTCAAGGCTGCGATGTCCCGCGTATCGATCCCCATGTTCAATACCATGTATGCAGACCGTGCAGGCAATATCTTTTACGTCTGTAACGCGGCTACGCCTCGGCGTTCGATCAAGTTCGACTGGACGAAACCGGTGGACGGCAGCGATCCCGCAACCGAATGGCAAGGATTTCATGCCTTTCAAGACCTGCCCCAAATGCTCAATCCGAAGACTGGATTCATGCAGAATTGCAATTCGACTCCAATGACAACGACTTCAGAAGGAAACCTCCTGAAAGAAAATTTTCCGTCCTACATGACCGCAGACGAACGGGACAATCGGCGCGCGACGATTTCCAGGAGAATTCTTACATCCCGCGCGAAGTTTTCGTTTGAGGAATGGGCAAAGGCGGCGTGGGATACCCAGGTGCTTGAAGCCGAAACTCGTGTTCCTGAAATCGTCGCCGAATGGGCGATACTCCATCAAACGGACCCCGCTCGAGCCGGAAAGATCAAAGAAATGATCGATGATTTCGGGAAATGGGACAAGGTCAGTTCGATAGAGTCCACTCAAATGACGCTTTTCGCTCCTTTGGTGGAGAAGATGTGGGAAACAAAACCCGCCAACGCGGACGATCGATGGCCGAACATTCGAGTGCTTGAAGGAATCAAGGAAGAGCTGGAGCGAGATTGGGGCACCTGGCGCGTCGCTTGGGGCGATATGAACCGCCTTCAACGTATTCAATCGGAACTTGAGCCTTTCGACGATGCCAAACCAAGCCTCCCTATCGCGGGAGCACCGGGCTTTTTGGGCATCGTCAATAATTTCTACACCAGACCTGAGAAAGGACAAAAGCGACGCTACGGATTTGGTGGCGCGTATTATGTGAGCATCGTGGAATTTGGACCGACCGTTCGGGCTAAATCCGTCGTGGCTTTCGGTCAGAGCGGAAATCCTGCCTCACCGCATTTCTTAGACCAAGCGAAGCTTTACGCAAGGGGCGAGTTCAAACCAGCCTGGTTTACCTTGGCTGACATCAAAGCCAACGCCGAAAGCTTTTATCATCCAGGACAACCCATCAACAGTCGACGAAATCGCCCTTTCACCAAGTAA
- a CDS encoding WGR domain-containing protein yields MSDPTPLPFLKLLEAGVARGGFETDDVLAAILPLMKQVLAAHEAGLVAPLNGIQEVTLTEGGQLLFASGKATPPERNTSKVESLQLSVSSAVEVVGESRRVADVDRSTLTVSDLSVDASAAGITKPVFLPDYRGWEQAVGHHDELTDIFSLGLLLASLACGLDFTDAGELELFSVHRTNLFSLNPRLNPVLASTIVHMTELNRHKRAQDLGQMIARLENYREQTVDFDTNVFTKKEFKESPIAGKRRLIQSHLRDRLFEISRRNRLIYFKPTLQTLNLTIASVPVLLDYRTIKLEQLFVWHREMAETVTEGAPMSLGKYLRFEDAPYIPGVLDKIIGEARRDRAEYGFAQLRLVLCFLRWNNLKEEKHERIHSPLLLLPVEVAKKKGVRDNYVLDPTTSEAEVNPALRHHLKELYNLSLPEFVDLKESSLDQFYDALKAQIQASEPGVALNKIDRPQIELIHEKARQRVDQYRRRQKLQARKARVARKADYSYDRDNLRPLGLQLFLEKVRPTPMPLREVAGAPPQSRLPHMVDPSAPADEGKVLETEREMFALRDGDNQNPYSWDYDLCSLTLGNFNYRKMTLVRDYAKLIETDMASEAFDRVFSLKPRPPEEADGPALDLAEQHLIISCDATQASAIARARTGASYIIQGPPGTGKSQTITNLIADYVARGKRVLFVCEKRAAIDVVFHRLRQQGLDELCCLIHDSQTDKKAFIHNLKQTYEKFLSQVDLDPEAESLRAKTLKAMEQDLVTLRRFSDVMRRAGTHTGIAVRSLLLRLVELRGRATELPPEVEELLPEYPLWQLHGDVISRLQSALSDLGEELCFAKHPLRWLGKGVLQADRPLEALAKQLDQAKDLLDVIENALELSGLPGELWDTFAEIRTILEFAVRVRLLAERKLIGVLTHGPAEDSFSALAADLDAKAKALEKAQAKTAGWREPLSPDDTDSALAQAQAFEKSVFRFLQPSFYRLKKTLQARYDFSQHAVSPAWSKILGDLSARHSAQADWQGAHQQAAAEWRVQDVEAFRAQVAELKKDPQLDHPSIKALLKLLGASEDPATLVANLTGIHDHFTSLAETLAAVLAEYEQFEFRELADVLGKVREQTGTLAELCPILAEVADLPEAVTHALRHAPISLTEFEAAVGHKSVNRVYREDRTVSRFDGRTLVRNMERLEQRYREWLGLNARCLRSGVRQTFLEHVKVSSLPAAQLSQEQKAFKKSYAAGRRDLEHEFGKSMRYKSIRDLAAGDTGQVIQDLKPIWLMSPLSVSDTLPLDPELFDVVIFDEASQIPMEEAIPAVYRSHQTIVVGDEMQLPPTTFFASARTEDETVVVEEEGERIEVDLDSDSFLTQSAQNLPSTLLAWHYRSRYESLISFSNAAFYSGNLYTIPDRQLAIVGRPELIVTAVEQGSTNVDALLARSISFHWMENGVYEERRNPNEAAYIAQMVRSILQRDTKLSIGLVAFSEAQQAELESALSRLAEEDTAFAALLEIETVREENDVFCGLFVKNLENVQGDERDIIIMSVCYGHDANGRMLMNFGPINQRGGEKRLNVIFSRAKHHMAIVSSIRHHAITNDYNDGANSLKNFLQYAEAVSKGDEATARRVLENLNPLSRKALAPLNKGDAVVEQLAAALRQRGHAVDLNIGQSKFRCDLAVRGSVDSMYHLGILVDTDGHYANPNLLDRYLMQPGILKAFGWRFAWVLTKDWYHAPEDVLARLEKLLRGLEAAAEVEPEDEEMVDTGPTSEADSSPAPSAPAPEAAPVAQPPSLPTVPALGNPVRHFEFVGGSSHKFWEIAVADHRITVRFGRIGTTGQSQTKTFADPERAQREADKLIAEKVKKGYAEQRT; encoded by the coding sequence ATGAGCGACCCCACGCCACTGCCGTTTTTGAAGCTTCTGGAAGCGGGCGTCGCGCGAGGCGGTTTTGAAACCGACGATGTGTTGGCGGCGATTCTCCCGCTGATGAAACAGGTGCTGGCCGCCCACGAGGCGGGCCTGGTCGCACCACTCAACGGCATCCAGGAAGTGACCCTCACCGAGGGCGGACAGTTGCTGTTCGCGTCGGGCAAGGCCACTCCGCCGGAAAGGAACACCAGCAAGGTGGAGTCCTTGCAGTTGTCCGTCAGCAGCGCGGTCGAGGTGGTGGGCGAATCCCGGCGCGTCGCCGACGTAGACCGGTCCACGCTAACCGTTTCCGACCTCAGCGTGGACGCTAGCGCTGCGGGAATCACGAAGCCCGTCTTTTTGCCAGATTATCGCGGCTGGGAACAAGCTGTCGGCCATCACGATGAGCTGACCGACATTTTCTCGCTGGGGTTGCTGCTCGCGAGCCTTGCCTGCGGTTTGGATTTCACCGATGCGGGCGAGCTGGAACTGTTCTCCGTCCATCGCACCAATCTCTTCAGCCTGAATCCCCGGCTCAACCCAGTGCTGGCCTCGACCATCGTCCACATGACGGAGTTGAACCGGCACAAACGTGCGCAGGACTTGGGACAGATGATCGCGCGGCTCGAGAATTACCGCGAGCAGACGGTGGACTTTGATACCAATGTTTTCACCAAGAAGGAGTTCAAGGAGTCACCGATCGCCGGTAAGCGGCGGTTGATCCAGTCCCACCTGCGCGACCGGCTCTTTGAAATCTCGCGGCGCAATCGACTCATCTATTTCAAGCCAACCCTCCAGACGCTGAATCTCACCATCGCCTCCGTGCCGGTGTTGCTGGACTACCGCACCATCAAGTTGGAGCAACTGTTCGTGTGGCATCGGGAGATGGCCGAGACGGTAACCGAAGGTGCGCCGATGTCGCTGGGCAAGTATCTGCGGTTCGAGGATGCACCCTACATACCTGGCGTGCTCGATAAAATCATTGGCGAGGCCCGCCGAGATCGGGCGGAGTATGGCTTTGCGCAGCTTCGGCTCGTCCTGTGTTTCCTGCGCTGGAACAACCTCAAAGAGGAAAAGCACGAGCGCATCCACTCCCCGCTGCTGTTGCTGCCCGTCGAGGTGGCCAAAAAGAAAGGCGTGCGCGACAATTACGTTCTCGATCCGACAACCAGCGAGGCTGAAGTCAATCCGGCGCTGCGCCACCATCTCAAAGAACTCTACAACTTGAGCCTGCCCGAGTTTGTGGATTTGAAGGAGTCGTCGCTCGATCAATTCTACGATGCGCTGAAGGCGCAGATTCAGGCCAGCGAGCCGGGCGTGGCGCTCAACAAGATTGACCGACCACAGATTGAACTCATCCACGAAAAAGCCCGCCAGCGCGTGGACCAGTATCGGCGACGTCAGAAACTCCAGGCGCGCAAGGCGCGCGTCGCCCGGAAAGCTGATTACAGTTACGACCGTGACAACCTCAGGCCGCTCGGCTTGCAGCTCTTTCTGGAGAAAGTTCGTCCCACGCCGATGCCGCTCCGTGAGGTTGCTGGCGCACCGCCGCAATCAAGGCTGCCCCATATGGTTGATCCGAGCGCCCCAGCGGACGAGGGCAAGGTGCTGGAGACCGAGCGCGAGATGTTCGCGTTGCGCGACGGCGACAATCAGAACCCGTATTCCTGGGATTACGATCTGTGCAGCCTGACGCTGGGCAACTTCAATTACCGGAAGATGACGCTGGTGCGCGACTACGCGAAGCTCATCGAAACAGACATGGCCAGCGAGGCATTCGACCGGGTGTTCTCGCTCAAGCCAAGACCGCCGGAGGAAGCGGATGGCCCGGCCCTCGATCTGGCCGAGCAGCATCTCATCATTTCTTGCGACGCCACCCAGGCGTCGGCGATTGCGCGGGCGCGCACGGGCGCGAGCTATATCATCCAGGGTCCGCCCGGAACGGGGAAGTCGCAGACCATCACCAATCTCATCGCCGACTATGTCGCACGCGGCAAACGTGTGCTGTTCGTGTGCGAGAAGCGCGCGGCGATTGATGTGGTGTTCCATCGGTTGCGGCAGCAGGGCCTGGACGAGCTTTGCTGTCTGATCCACGATTCGCAGACCGATAAGAAGGCCTTCATCCACAATCTCAAGCAGACCTACGAGAAATTCCTGAGTCAGGTCGATTTGGATCCGGAAGCGGAATCGTTGCGTGCCAAGACGCTGAAGGCGATGGAACAGGATCTTGTCACCCTCCGGCGTTTCTCAGACGTCATGCGACGGGCGGGCACCCACACCGGCATCGCGGTTCGCTCGTTGCTGCTTCGGTTGGTCGAGTTGCGGGGGCGGGCCACCGAACTGCCGCCGGAAGTTGAAGAGTTGCTGCCCGAGTATCCGCTCTGGCAGTTGCACGGCGACGTCATCAGCCGGTTGCAGTCCGCCCTGAGCGATCTGGGCGAGGAGCTTTGTTTCGCCAAGCATCCGCTGCGCTGGCTTGGCAAAGGGGTGTTGCAGGCGGACCGCCCGCTGGAGGCGTTGGCGAAGCAGCTGGATCAGGCAAAAGATCTGTTGGATGTGATCGAGAACGCGCTCGAATTGTCGGGTCTACCCGGGGAGTTGTGGGACACGTTTGCCGAGATTCGAACCATCCTCGAGTTTGCGGTTCGCGTGCGCTTACTGGCGGAGCGCAAGCTGATCGGCGTGCTCACGCATGGACCGGCGGAGGATTCTTTCAGCGCCTTGGCCGCTGACCTCGACGCGAAGGCGAAGGCACTGGAAAAGGCGCAGGCGAAAACGGCCGGCTGGCGTGAGCCATTGTCTCCCGACGACACCGATAGCGCTCTCGCGCAGGCGCAGGCGTTCGAGAAATCAGTCTTCCGTTTCCTTCAACCCTCCTTCTATCGGCTCAAGAAGACGCTCCAGGCTCGTTACGACTTTTCGCAGCACGCTGTTTCGCCAGCGTGGAGCAAGATTTTGGGCGACCTGTCGGCCCGGCACAGTGCCCAGGCCGATTGGCAGGGCGCCCATCAGCAGGCCGCGGCCGAATGGCGGGTTCAGGACGTGGAAGCCTTCCGAGCACAGGTGGCCGAGCTGAAGAAGGATCCGCAGCTCGATCACCCCTCCATCAAGGCGCTATTGAAGCTGCTTGGAGCTTCAGAGGACCCGGCCACACTTGTTGCCAATCTCACCGGCATCCATGACCACTTTACGAGCTTGGCTGAAACCCTGGCTGCTGTCCTGGCGGAATACGAGCAGTTCGAATTCCGTGAACTGGCCGATGTTCTTGGAAAAGTGCGTGAGCAAACCGGAACGCTGGCCGAGTTGTGTCCCATTTTGGCCGAGGTCGCCGATTTGCCCGAGGCCGTGACCCACGCGTTGCGTCACGCGCCCATTTCGTTGACTGAGTTCGAGGCGGCCGTCGGGCACAAGAGCGTCAACCGCGTGTATCGCGAGGACCGGACGGTGAGCCGATTCGATGGTCGCACACTGGTGCGCAACATGGAGCGGTTGGAGCAACGGTATCGTGAATGGCTGGGCCTGAACGCCCGCTGTCTCCGCAGCGGCGTGCGGCAGACATTTCTGGAGCACGTGAAGGTTTCGTCCTTGCCCGCCGCGCAGCTGAGCCAGGAACAGAAGGCCTTCAAGAAGTCCTACGCGGCGGGCCGGCGCGATTTGGAGCACGAGTTCGGCAAGTCGATGCGCTACAAGTCCATTCGCGACCTCGCAGCGGGTGACACAGGGCAGGTTATCCAGGATTTAAAGCCCATCTGGCTGATGAGCCCGCTCAGCGTCTCGGACACCTTGCCGCTCGATCCGGAATTGTTCGATGTGGTCATCTTTGATGAAGCGAGCCAGATCCCGATGGAGGAGGCGATCCCCGCAGTTTACCGCTCGCATCAAACGATTGTGGTTGGTGACGAGATGCAATTGCCGCCGACCACCTTCTTTGCCAGCGCCCGGACCGAGGATGAGACCGTCGTTGTGGAGGAAGAGGGTGAGCGAATCGAAGTGGATCTGGATTCGGACAGCTTTCTGACCCAGTCCGCACAGAATCTGCCGTCCACGTTGCTGGCCTGGCACTATCGCAGCCGTTACGAATCGCTCATCAGCTTTTCCAACGCGGCGTTCTACAGCGGCAACCTCTACACCATCCCAGATCGTCAGCTCGCCATTGTCGGGCGGCCCGAGTTGATCGTGACCGCCGTGGAACAAGGCAGCACCAACGTCGACGCCTTGCTCGCCCGCAGCATCAGTTTCCACTGGATGGAGAACGGTGTTTACGAAGAACGCCGGAATCCAAACGAGGCCGCCTATATCGCGCAGATGGTTCGCAGTATCCTGCAACGCGACACCAAGCTCAGCATCGGTCTGGTGGCCTTTTCGGAAGCCCAGCAGGCTGAGCTGGAAAGCGCCCTCAGTCGGTTGGCGGAGGAGGACACGGCATTCGCCGCGCTCCTGGAGATCGAGACTGTGCGGGAGGAGAACGACGTCTTCTGCGGCCTGTTTGTGAAGAATCTGGAGAATGTCCAGGGCGATGAACGCGACATCATCATCATGAGCGTCTGTTACGGGCACGATGCGAACGGCCGCATGCTGATGAACTTCGGCCCGATCAATCAGCGCGGTGGCGAGAAGCGGTTGAATGTCATCTTCTCCCGCGCCAAGCATCACATGGCGATTGTGAGTTCCATTCGCCATCACGCCATCACGAACGACTACAACGACGGCGCGAACAGCCTGAAGAACTTTCTGCAGTACGCCGAGGCGGTTTCGAAGGGGGATGAGGCCACCGCGAGGCGGGTGTTGGAAAACTTGAATCCACTCAGCCGCAAAGCGCTCGCGCCGTTGAACAAAGGTGACGCGGTGGTGGAGCAGCTGGCAGCGGCGCTTCGCCAACGGGGTCATGCGGTGGACCTGAACATCGGGCAGTCGAAGTTTCGCTGTGATCTCGCCGTGCGCGGCAGCGTCGACAGCATGTATCATCTCGGAATTCTGGTGGACACGGACGGGCACTACGCGAACCCCAATCTGCTCGACCGCTACCTGATGCAGCCAGGCATTCTCAAGGCCTTCGGCTGGCGCTTTGCCTGGGTGCTGACCAAGGACTGGTATCACGCTCCCGAGGATGTATTGGCCCGGTTGGAGAAGCTCCTGCGGGGGCTAGAAGCGGCCGCCGAGGTGGAGCCGGAAGATGAGGAGATGGTTGACACGGGGCCAACGTCTGAGGCGGACAGCAGTCCGGCACCGTCCGCACCCGCACCCGAGGCAGCACCGGTGGCTCAGCCACCCAGCCTGCCGACTGTGCCGGCCCTGGGTAACCCGGTCCGGCACTTTGAATTTGTCGGTGGCTCATCACACAAATTCTGGGAGATTGCCGTCGCGGACCATCGCATAACCGTTCGCTTTGGAAGAATCGGGACGACCGGCCAGTCGCAAACGAAAACGTTTGCCGATCCGGAAAGGGCACAGCGCGAAGCGGACAAACTGATTGCCGAGAAAGTGAAGAAGGGCTACGCGGAACAACGCACCTGA
- a CDS encoding M48 family metalloprotease has product MTWLAGFDLIGRVDEPEHILDPLPYHVELRDYLKSQERELWNWFASARAQADYTENLRLELLKSTYRLDAESHPELYQGVEVAKSRLKLDIPVTVYQAQNSPQPNAALYFMPGEGHVVFSGPLLGLLNAEEIKSVVGHELAHYCLWQWEHGDLHIADRLIQAVACDPRAAETHEETARRFQLYTEIFADRGSLCVTGDIHPVIAGLVKVQTGLSQISAPAYLKQADEIFSRDNATTEGLSHPEAFIRARALSLWQAQGQEAHPHLCQMIEGTETLDRLDLLGQMRMAKRTRRVLEWFLQPKWFQTPAVMGHAKLFFDDLQPAKAKDNSALDEFKSTDTKTREYLSYVLLDFVTADPDLDEMPLAAALELSRRLEFDAHFEKLAAKELKLKVRDVRKLKDQAAEMLSKAEASE; this is encoded by the coding sequence TTGACCTGGTTGGCGGGTTTCGATTTAATCGGCCGCGTGGACGAACCGGAGCACATTCTGGATCCGTTGCCCTATCATGTCGAATTGAGGGACTACCTCAAATCGCAGGAGCGCGAGCTCTGGAATTGGTTTGCGTCGGCACGGGCGCAGGCCGATTACACCGAGAACCTGCGCTTGGAGTTGCTCAAGTCCACGTATCGGCTCGATGCCGAAAGTCATCCGGAACTCTACCAAGGAGTTGAAGTTGCCAAGTCTAGGTTGAAACTCGACATTCCGGTTACAGTTTATCAGGCGCAGAACAGCCCCCAGCCCAACGCGGCACTCTATTTCATGCCGGGTGAGGGTCATGTCGTGTTCTCCGGGCCTTTGCTAGGTCTCTTGAATGCCGAGGAAATCAAATCGGTGGTCGGGCATGAACTGGCGCACTACTGCCTCTGGCAATGGGAACATGGCGACCTGCACATCGCGGATCGCTTGATTCAGGCGGTGGCTTGCGACCCGCGCGCGGCGGAAACTCACGAAGAGACGGCGCGGCGATTCCAACTGTACACCGAAATCTTTGCGGATCGCGGATCGCTGTGCGTGACCGGTGACATCCATCCGGTCATCGCCGGATTGGTCAAAGTCCAGACTGGACTCTCGCAAATCAGCGCTCCCGCTTACTTGAAGCAGGCAGACGAGATCTTTTCGCGAGACAACGCCACCACGGAGGGTTTGTCGCATCCGGAAGCATTCATCCGGGCTCGCGCGTTGTCACTGTGGCAGGCGCAAGGGCAAGAAGCGCATCCGCATTTGTGCCAGATGATCGAGGGCACGGAGACGCTCGACCGCCTTGATCTGCTGGGTCAGATGCGGATGGCGAAACGCACCCGTCGGGTGCTGGAGTGGTTTCTGCAGCCGAAGTGGTTTCAAACACCGGCCGTGATGGGTCATGCGAAACTGTTTTTCGACGATCTCCAACCCGCGAAGGCAAAGGACAACTCTGCGCTTGATGAGTTCAAGTCGACCGATACCAAGACACGAGAGTATCTCAGCTACGTGCTGCTCGATTTCGTGACTGCGGATCCAGACCTCGATGAAATGCCACTCGCGGCAGCCTTGGAGTTGAGCCGGCGGCTGGAATTCGATGCGCACTTCGAAAAGCTCGCCGCCAAGGAACTGAAACTCAAGGTGCGCGACGTCCGCAAGCTCAAGGACCAGGCCGCTGAGATGCTGTCAAAGGCGGAGGCGTCCGAATGA
- a CDS encoding sigma 54-interacting transcriptional regulator, giving the protein MVAPTDAAVLVTGESGKGKELIARAEIER; this is encoded by the coding sequence ATCGTCGCGCCGACGGACGCCGCTGTGCTTGTCACGGGCGAGAGTGGCAAGGGCAAGGAACTCATCGCCCGCGCAGAGATCGAGCGTTGA